Proteins encoded within one genomic window of Vidua macroura isolate BioBank_ID:100142 chromosome 2, ASM2450914v1, whole genome shotgun sequence:
- the C2H11orf87 gene encoding uncharacterized protein C11orf87 homolog produces the protein MSAKLSKELRLSLPPCLLNRTSATLNTSSTCITQVGQLFQSFSSTLVLIVLVTLIFCLILLSLTTFHIHKRKMKKRKMQKAQEEYERDHCARSSNSSSQHPGTVVQGEAPQGRDSRLGRSPQDSEIQRSSPSAAPSSQQAQACLDTAGVGLLQTVILS, from the coding sequence ATGAGTGCCAAGCTCTCCAAAGAGTTGAGGCTGTCCCTGCCACCTTGTCTTCTGAACAGGACATCTGCCACCTTAAAtaccagcagcacctgcatcACGCAAGTGGGTCAACTCTTTCAGTCTTTCTCATCCACCCTGGTTTTAATTGTCCTGGTCACCCTCATCTTCTGCCTGATCCTCCTCTCCCTCACCACCTTCCACATCCacaagaggaagatgaagaagcGGAAAATGCAAAAGGCTCAGGAGGAGTATGAACGGGACCACTGTGCCCGCAGCAGCAATAGCAGCAGccagcaccctgggacagtggtgCAGGGAGAGGCACCCCAAGGAAGAGACAGCCGACTGGGAAGATCCCCCCAGGACTCGGAGATCCAGCGCTCCTCTCCCTCGGCAGCCCCCAGCTCTCAGCAAGCACAAGCTTGTTTGGACACAGCTGGTGTGGGGCTCCTGCAGACGGTGATTTTGTCATGA